The bacterium genome includes the window CCACGATCGCACCATCCATGAAGGCTGTCCCTTGCCGCCGCCCGGCGGCCCTTCCCCCAAAGGGCGCAAAGTATACCATGCGGTCGGAAACGCCCCGCGCGCCTCGGGCCGCGCTTGTTCGTACATTCCGGCGGTCGCCGGAGGTCCGCGCGTGAAAGCCCTGCTCGTCAACCCGTCGTCGCCGGAGTCGTACTGGAGCGGCGTCCGCTCGCTGCGCTTCGCCGGGCGCCGCTGCCTCCTTCCGCCGCTCGGCCTGCTCACCGTCGCGTCGCTTCTGCCGCCTCGTTGGCGGCTCGACCTCGCGGACGAAAACGTCGCGGAAATCCGCGACGAGCGGCTGCGCGCGGCCGACGTCGCGATGCTCACCGGGATGCTCGTTCAGCGGGATTCGCTCCAGAAGCTGCTCGCCCGCTGCCGCGCGCTCGGCGTGAGGACGGTCGTCGGCGGTCCGTACGCGACGACGTTCCCCGAGGACCTCGCCGCGGCCGACCACGTCGCGGTCGGCGAGGGTGAGGAGTTCGTGCCGCGGCTCGCCGCCGACCTCGAGGCGGGAACGGCGGCGCGCGTCTATCGCGCCGAAGGATGGCCGGATCTCGCCGGCCTGCCGCCGCCGCGCTTCGACCTGCTGCCGAAGCGGGTCTACCGCCAGATGGCGATCCAGTTCTCGCGCGGCTGCCCGTTCGACTGCGAGTTCTGCGACGTCGTGCGCCTCTACGGCCGCCGTCCGCGGACGAAGAGTCCGCGCCAGTTCGTCGGCGAACTGGAGGCGCTGCGCGCGACCGGCTTCCGCGGCGACGTCTTCGTCGTGGACGACAACTTCGTCGGCGACCGCGCCGCGGCGCGCGCCGCGTTGGCGGAGGTCGCGCGCTGGCGGCGCGGAACGCGCGTGCCGTTTCGCTTCTACACCCAGGCCGGCCTCTCCCTCGCCGACGATCCGCCGCTGGCCGAGGCGATGGTCGCGGCCGGCTTCGACGCCGTCTTCGTCGGCGTCGAGACGCCGAACCCGCAGGCGCTGCGCGAGGCGGGGAAGCCGCA containing:
- a CDS encoding B12-binding domain-containing radical SAM protein; its protein translation is MKALLVNPSSPESYWSGVRSLRFAGRRCLLPPLGLLTVASLLPPRWRLDLADENVAEIRDERLRAADVAMLTGMLVQRDSLQKLLARCRALGVRTVVGGPYATTFPEDLAAADHVAVGEGEEFVPRLAADLEAGTAARVYRAEGWPDLAGLPPPRFDLLPKRVYRQMAIQFSRGCPFDCEFCDVVRLYGRRPRTKSPRQFVGELEALRATGFRGDVFVVDDNFVGDRAAARAALAEVARWRRGTRVPFRFYTQAGLSLADDPPLAEAMVAAGFDAVFVGVETPNPQALREAGKPQNLRAPLERIESLRRRGLEVWGGFILGFDADGPDIFDRLAEFVERAAIPYAMVGLLGALPGTRLYRRLAAEGRLRADLLWRGDQFGVTNVIHRLPLDQLLAGYRRVMERLYSPEGYFARCRESLRTWSPARGAPRVRLSWDDLRAGLRSFVGQGIKGPYRRSYLRFLAWALAHRPGKLPRAVTMAAVGHHFIEFTSDKLVPALEAARLALAREGNVSESSPAPSSP